The Salvia miltiorrhiza cultivar Shanhuang (shh) chromosome 2, IMPLAD_Smil_shh, whole genome shotgun sequence DNA window GTAATGCACGAGAAATATTATTGCAGATTGTATTGATGTAAGTAGATTGTATTCTCAAGTGTTAAGTGTCCATTACAGGAAACTACTATCTATGCGACAATGGGTATGCGAACAGCGAGGGTTTCCTTGCACCATATAAAGGGATACGCTACCACTTGAAGGAATGGGGACCGGCAGCAAATAGGCCTCAAAATGCAATGGAGCTGTTCAATTTGCGCCATTCGAAGGCCCGCAATGTTATTGAGCGAGCGTTTGGGATCATGAAAATGCGCTGGGGCATTTTGAGGAGCAGCACCTTTTACCCCGTTAAGACCCAAATTCGGCTAATTATGGCGTGCTTcatattgaataattttatccGATCTGAGATGCCCGATGATCCTATAGAGCGAGAGTTTGATACCGCACCTGGAAATGATCAGGCAGGAGTAGAGATCGATGGTGATTTCATTGATGGTATCGAATCTTCTCCCCAATGGAATGCAGAACGAGATGCCCTTGCCCAAGCGATGTGGTTGCCCTATATCACCAATAATTGATGTTGCTCTTGTCAAGAAGTGGCTGTTATTTTAGACTTCAATTATTTTGTGTTGGAAAACATTAATGCGTCCAATGTAGTGTAGTAGTTAATTAACCTTTTTCTATTCTTGGCATTGCTTGATTATTGGAAAGTGCAGACTTTGTGATTACTTGTTGCTGTCAGTGATAAACTTCATTGATGTTTATTTGGGTTAGGTATTAGCATTTGGGCAGTTGATGCTCTCTCTATATTGATCTGATTCTATAATCGATGTATAATGACTTTGGGTATACTTGCTGTTATGGATATTGATTAGTTCTTAGCATATATATTGAACTGATTTATGATTAGTTCTTTGGTGTGGTGCTTGGCAAGCTCATTTAAGTAATGCTCTGTTAAGATATATAAATTAGATGAATTTTTGGATCTGGAAATTTAGTGGTGACTGTAGTTTCAAGCATTTTGCAATGGTATAGTTCGAACTCCTTCAAGTCATGGGATAGTTCGAACTCATTCATCATCAGTTCGAACTCCCACTCAAACACCATAAACATACTTGATATGAAAATTCCACATAACTAATATTGTTCAAGCAAAATATATACTGAAATGATGAACACATAATTTCCAAGtactatataaaagtgataGCATCAAAATATTTGGTTTAACCAATACGAACCACTAGATTCCCAACAAGCTAATATTACCAAAACAAAATACTAAAACTTAACTACAAATATTGCAGCAGCATATCACACCAAAATAAACCGCTGTCAATATTTCCCATGTCTATAGTTTCCTAGACATTAGTATGTGTAAGACATACTGTGGTTTCGCCTCAACGGGGAGTCCCATAAAGAGCTCGAGACCCTGCTTGTCACCTGCCAACATTTGATACGCATCAAATTTATCTACCATTGTCAAGGTAGGCATGCTATTGATTTGATCAAACACTTCCTTTCTAGCTTTCACCAAATCTTGCTTGTAACCAAGCTTCGAAGCTATGCAATCCATCCTCGCATTAGCGTTGCTGCTCATCTATTTGAACAGATTGAACCATTTCTCATCGTCGTCGTTTGCTTTTCTCTTCTTACCCGAGACTCGTGGAGCACGTTCTGCCTTCTCGGGTTGACACACACTGTCAGCGGGGCCCTCGGTCTCTGTATCGGCAGTAAACACAGGAACATAATCACCATACGCTCCATCATTCTCGTCGTCTTCAACAATGTTCCTCATTTCATCTACTGCATCAGTAACATCTTCTGCTGTTGTCCCAGTTGCTCGATCCTTTCCAAATATCTCCTTCCACTCTTCCAAATGAggccaacttttttttttcatcccACGTGCAGAAGGATCACGCTACACAAATAAACAGAGCGAACGTCCAACGAAATTAGATACACAGGATAGGTAACATAGTGGTAACAAAAAAATGCAAATACCTTTACAATATCATCCCATTGTTCGAGAGTGCAATCAATCATAAACTTTCCATCGACATTAAAGCCAATACCGCTATCCCTCAACATCAGTGACAATGAGTAATAGTTCCTCTTCCACATGGAGATTTTTGAGTGAATATGTGGGATACCCTGGAGATCAGTCCCTGGAAATGCAATCTTCATGGCTTCTTCAAGTTTCGCAAGATAACCCGCTCTAAAGCCATTATCTGATCTCCATCCATTAACTACTATTTCCTTCAATGCGGCAATCAACTGTTCCTCCTCCCTTAGTGACCATGAACGTCGTGTCTTTTCGGATTTATTGGGCTTTACGCGGCCGGCGTCATTGCTCGCCGAGTCTAACCATACACACAAAACCCAAACAGCCGCACCACAATTAGATAAGACCAGCTATACAATGCCGCAATTATAATCAAGCCAATGTTGCAAAATAATGGTAATATGAATAAAATGGAAACTCGACAAAACGATCAAAAGCTTGGTAATATGAATGCAGCAAGTCAACCGAGCTAAATGGAATGGAATCATATTTCCACCTCGTTGAAAGCAAGGTGTGCCCGAAAAAATCAATCACCAAATTATACATATGCTGAAAAGTTATTGAAACATACAAAATACACAAGTGTTGGTTGGGTGAAGGCCAGAGAAAAATCTGAAATACAGGCCCAAATAACGTTGTTTCCGATTATCACAGAACACTCACCCAAATCGATTTAATCCAACAATAACTAAGGATCCTCAACAATTGatttcaaatattaaaaaaaagccTAGAACAAATTATTACCTTGTTGGAAGGCAGACATTGAGACtttttcaaaatgaaaaactCGAACTCAGCAAACACCCTTGAAGAGTTGGTGTTCTAATTTTTGGGGAGCCCTATGTTTGGAATGGTAAATGAAATCTGCAATTGTAGGAGTGAATCGATGGGTTTCTCTTTTTATTGTGAGAACCCGCGCCCAAGTTCCCAAATTTGGCGCTAAAACTATTATC harbors:
- the LOC131009758 gene encoding uncharacterized protein LOC131009758, which produces MRKGIAVADSASNDAGRVKPNKSEKTRRSWSLREEEQLIAALKEIVVNGWRSDNGFRAGYLAKLEEAMKIAFPGTDLQGIPHIHSKISMWKRNYYSLSLMLRDSGIGFNVDGKFMIDCTLEQWDDIVKRDPSARGMKKKSWPHLEEWKEIFGKDRATGTTAEDVTDAVDEMRNIVEDDENDGAYGDYVPVFTADTETEGPADSVCQPEKAERAPRVSGKKRKANDDDEKWFNLFK